The genome window GCAAGTTGCATGACTGACTTTGTGAGTGTACTGTACGTGCATTGGAAtgtgtaatataatagacagcCAATTCCCATTTCTCCTGTGAGGTCAGACCCTCTAAGTCAGGGCTGCCCAATTCCAATGCTGGAGTATTTTCAAATCATTTCCTATAAATAGCCTACTATTTTAAcgtattttcaaatacttatttcaaatactattttaaaatgcctgggttaaatgcatgggagtgtatttgagtcagtgtatttcagtattttcaaatactttccaagtgtattttCTAATAAattccaatattcaactacttgtCTTTGAAAGTAACTGAAAAAccctaaatagtatttgaacccagaacACGATACTACGAATCAAGTTTTAGGAGTTACCGAGGTAACTTTGGTCAAATCTGAGTTCAACTCGGGATAACCGGTACCACGAAAGTGtctcaccttttagccaggtacatttctatggcaaTGAATCCTTCAGAAATAACCTGCTCTGGTGCAGGTGTATGAGTATCTGAGCCGcgagttgaggaccaatgaaatcagattATTTCCCTCTCACAAAGATTCATCCACTTCAAaactttaaatatttttttaattaaatgttttttgtgtgttaaaaaatagtcatgttgaaatacctatcacattacacatttagtaatgacagaatgcacTTGAAACTTCACACAGTAAAACCTTTGTATGACAATACAATTATTTTGTTGACAGGAGCGGGAAAAAGGTACTTGTGCATTGATAAGCACACCAACGACGACCTTAAcgataagtaataaaataaatacCTCACTTCTAAAAGCCTTTTTCACACTATAGCCTGCTGAATTGAAaatattaattataatccacgtaaaaattcacatttcctgtggctgcaggattatttccctgctgtatcaaactggctcaaattaagatcctacatctgtagcttccttcgtagtatacccctctggttTGTGACAGATAGCCCCATACTGACATCTGTTTCTGTGTCACACTACTGTGGTCTCATAAAATAATAGAGGCCTGATGATAATGTGCACTAACAATCCCTTCAAATGGATAATTCCGTTTTAGCTCGCATGACATAAAGCCACGTCCAGAGGAGAACATATGGTGCTTTCCCAATCGTTTTGCCTTTACCGTtctttctagtctctctctctaaaccctctATTTTGTCTCTTTcctatttccctctctcctctttgttTGTGCAGGAACTGTCTTGGTGCAGTATTGCATGTCGATGGTTATTGATTTTTTTTACTCTGTTTCTTTTTACTTCTGTCTCTCTTCACCCTGGCACTAGAGCtcacagcactgtgtgtgtgtgtgtgtgtgtgtgtgtgtgtgtgtgtgtgtgtgtgtgtgtgtgtgtgtgtgtgtgtgtgtgtgtgtgtgtgtgtgtgcgtgcgtgcgtgcgtgcgtgcgcgcgtccGTCCGTGTCCAGAAAGTAGTGTGTGAGTAATAGTCTGTAAAAGTCTCTGTTTGGTAATTTTAGATAGCTGTATGTGAACAGTGTTGGCTGGCCTGGTGTGTTTGGTAGGGACACATTAGTGGGTGTTAGAGAGGGGTGTGGTGAGGGGGTTAGCTGAGGTGAGCTGAGAGGGGGATAGAGCTCCTCATCCTGCTCTACCGGGGACCAGCCCTCTCCTGGACCGTTGTCCTAGCAACTGCAGGAGCAAGGGAGTGAGAAacatagtgagagagaggggggataggaaTCTTCCATTCAGTGTTACTGTGCCCCAGAACACTGCATGAGTTATTTTACAGCTTCATCATTTAGAAAGAATGCAGTGATCACCCCACCCtctatctcactcactcacacactcacacacacacacatacacacacacacacacacacacacacacacacacacacacacacacacacacacacacacacacacacacacacacacacacacacacacacagacacagacacagacacagacacacacacagacacacagacagacagacagacagacagacagacagacagacagacagacagacagacagacagacagacacacacacacacacacacacacacacacacacacacacacacacacacacacacacacacacacacacacacacacacacacacacacacacacacacacacacacacacagacacagacacagacacagacacagacacagacacacacacacacacacacacacagacagacagacagacagacagacagacagacagacagacagacagacagacagacagacagacagacagacacacacacacacacacacacacacacacacacacacacacacacacacacacacacacacacacacacacacccacacgctaGCACATGTGCTGGCGTGTAAGACAGATATGGATTTGATTCTCTGTCTATTTATATCACACCAAGCCACAGCAGTAAGAACACCACTTCTGATTTCACAGAGACACTAATCATTCCATGAcatcagacacacacaggactttTTGCCTGCACCCCTCATCCCTCCTAATACACCTTCTTACTCTCATGCATGTGCACGTGCACTGCACACATGAACAGAAGTTATTTCACCGCTCTCTGACTCACAGTGCACAATGTCTCGACCTCTTGAACCATCTTTCTCATGCAAACACAGACACGTTTTCTCACACAACCTGCATTTACCTTGTAACACACAAGTAAAGACAAAcgccctcctccccacctccgcTCTAACAGACATTTAGAGAGATAACTTCCTCTCACACCTTTATCTATCTAACACATTCATTCACACTGAATATATTTGTCTTGAGAAGCTGCTAGCTAATCTTATGTTAATGGAAAAGGGGCCATGCTTATACAATCTTAAGTAACCTAGAATGGTATGACTAAGGCATGACCACAGCCATctggggaatagggtaccatttgggacacaaggaGAGTCTCACTAATCCTCAGGATGACACACATAAGGAGCCTCTTTTTAATAAGTTGCATCAAGATGGAGTTGAACAGAGCCGGAGACGATTCATGCTTGTTTCCGGTATCAATGTCTCATCACCAGCACATGTGTGGACAGGATTCTGTTTTAAACATGACTGCCATGACGCAGGGACTCTGATAAACGCATTTACCCTATTAACATCTCATGAACTTCTCCTTCTGTCCTACTGTGGTCTCTTTCTGTCCTACTGTGGTCTCTTTCTGTCCTACTGTGGTCTCTTTCTGTCCTACTGTGGTCTCCTTCTGTCCTACTGTGGTCTCTTTCTGTCCTACTGTGGTCTCCTTCTGTCCTACTGTGGTCTCTTTCTGTCCTACTGTGGTCTCCTTCTGCCTCTGTTTGTGagtatgtctctatctctctctctctctctgtgtgagtgtttgttgttgtttacctatATTATTCTGTGACTATGCATTATTTATTGGTATCTTACCTCTAAGAGTAACCTTTGTCTTGGAGTTCTACAAGGAAAATACCTTTCCTCTCATAATATCTGGGTTAGCCTGAGTACTGTATGCACCAGAGAACTGCTCTAGAGGCAATTAAAATGTTTAGCATAGAATGGTTGAGGTCAATCTCTTCTCCCACGGTGTTCCTCAAAATGTGCTTCCCTGTCCTCACAGACAGAGGTATGTTACCCACATTCTCCTTACTGTATTTTAGCACAGCTGTAAAGTCAAGCAGTGGCTGCTATTGTTCCTGTATACAAAATGATACCCCCATATTCCctgctctcatcctctcctctctctgtgctacAGCAGTGCCACACTGAATCAGCTGACATGGGTTCAGATAAATCTATTATCCTGCTGCATCGAGGTGTAGATGCCCTCATCTATAATGAGTGTCCCTGTGTAGGTAGTTAGCTGTAGCCAGTGTGCCCTGTGTAGGTAGTTAGCTGTAGCCAGTGTGCCCTGTGTAGGTAGTTAGCTGTAGCCAGTGTGCCCTGTGTAGGTAGTTAGCTGTAGCCAGTGTGCCCTGTGTAGGTAGTTAGCTGTAGCCAGTGTGCCCTGTGTAGGTAGTTAGCTGTAGCCAGTGTGCCCTGTGTAGGTAGTTAGCTGTAGCCAGTGTGTCCTGTGTAGGTAGTTAGCTGTAGCCAGTGTGTCCTGTGTAGGTAGTTAGCTGTAGCCAGTGTGCCCTGTGTAGGTAGTTAGCTGTAGCCAGTGTGCCCTGTGTAGGTAGTTAGCTGTAGCCAGTGTGTCCTGTGTAGGTAGTTGGCTGTAGCCAGTGTGCCCTGTGTAGGTAGTTAGCTGTAGCCAGTGTGCCCTGTGTAGGTAGTTAGCTGTAGCCAGTGTGTCCTGTGTAGGTAGTTAGCTGTAGCCAGTGTGCCCTGTGTAGGGAGTTAGCTGTAGCCAGTGTGTCCTGTGTAGGTAGTTGGCTGTAGCCAGTGTCCCTGTGTAGGTAGTTAGCTGTAGCCAGTGTGCCCTTTGTAGGTAGTAGGCTGTAGCCAGTGTCCCTGTGTAGGTAGTTAGCTGTAGCCAGTGTGCCCTATTATTATACTTTAAAAAAGACAAAtgtgcagacgctcttatccagagcaacttacaggagcgaTTATCGTTAAGTGCCTTTCTCAAGGGCCCATCGTCAGATTTGTCACCTAGTCGTCTCGTGGATTCAAACCACCTTTCGGTAACTGACCCAGTGCTCTTAACCGCCAGGCTACCGGCCGCCCTGTGTAGGTACTTAGCTGTAGCCAGTGTGCCTGGAAGAGTTTGATGAGCTTAAATGGGATTTGAGTTTTAGAACCAAATATAGCAAATGCATACCCttgcatatactgtatgtatgtgtagaaacacagacacggacacacacatggAAGTGTACAGATGCCCACAAAAACGTAACATAGCTATGTAAAACAAGACTTAAGTCCCTAGGTTTTAGAGTAATAGCCTTTGGGGTTGCATCCTATGATATAATAATTAATCGATATGCATAGTTAAGACTTTGGAGATCTTGGAAGAGTGTGCTGGGTGTTTGAACATTtatttgcatgcacatatatttatgtgcaaattgtgtgtgtgtgtgtgtgtgtgtgtgtgtgtgtgtgtgtgtgtgtgtgtgtgtgtgtgtgtgtgtgtgtgtgtgtgtgtgtgtgtgtgtgtgtgtgtgtgtgagagagagagtgtgtgtgggccAGCCTCCAGTTCAGCCTCCCTTGTCACTCTCCGGCTGTCCGCCAAAGCAGatatcactccctccctctgctctctctctttctctctgttgctctctctctttctctctgtatctctgatactctctctctttctttctatatcTCCCGTCATGCCTTTCTCCCAACTACCTCCAGGAGAAGGCTTCAATGGCCCAACACAGGAGTGCAGAACTAAGTCAAGAAACAGGCAGATCACACAGATATTCTGTTGTCATAGCTCATGGCCTAATTGcgctttctctttatctctctctgtcaaccacAAAaatacatgcacacatgcacatatgcacggacacacatacacatgtgcatgcacgcacgcacacacacgtctcacacacacgtctcacacacacgtctcacacacacacacacacgtctcacacacacacacacacacacacacacacacacacacacacacacacacacacacacacacacacacacacacacacacacacacacacacacacacacacacacacacacacacacacatacgaacaAATGTATACATGCTTTCAAATAATGATGTAATAGTTCATAGCCATGACACCATGACCGTGTATACCCACATCATTGATTGTCTCTACTGCTCACCCATCAATATAGACCCATCAAGGTTCCGGGCAACGTGTTTAAACAATCCATACCAGCCTCATTCAGACCCCAGTCTGGCTTGGTCAGGATGAGGAACTCAGTATAGTGGGCCATGCAGAGTTCCACATGCATGTGTGATATCCAAGAGCAACCAGCTATGTAATCCAACCCTAGTGTATAACTAAATGAATAGTCACTGGGGACAGTTTGTTAAAATAAATACAATGTGATGTAGCTCAATGTTGCCATACATTCTTTCAGTTCCTCAGTCCAGAAGTGgatacacaaactaacagtggGGAACCGTGAGGGCCTTCTACACCTTCAGAGAAGACCTAAGAATTTATAAAATAATTGTTGTCGTTTTAAAATATACACTTTGTTTGAATTTCTATTTAATCTTTTCAATAATATTTCAATGGTATTCTGATTATATTATCCTTCTCAATGATATTCTGACTGAAACTCTTCAGGTTGTTTTGGAAAGGAAAGGGTTAACACTGAAGCAAAAAAAAGATCCAATCAGGATTTTTCTTTGTTGGTCTCCGGGGAGAgaaatctagctagctatgtcagcCATTGGCTAGGCCCTCAGAAGCTAGATAAAAGGCATCTGCCATTCAACTGTATTAGGGCATAATTTAggagtgacagtggaatcaaccaatcacattttgacttgGGTGGGACGGTTCTTACAAAATCGTATGGAAACTTCCAGCTTCTTGAAGGAGGACAGGACACTGCACAATAGCGAGCAGTAGTTTTCCCACACTTTAATAAGCTAGCTTTTGTTGTAAGCTAGTTAAAAGTGTGTAGCAGCTGCAGAATGTGTTATCGAAGAGGATGTTGTTGCTAAATTGTTACTCTGGCTTCGCCCTTTTCAAGATGAACTTTCAACAAGAAGTTATATTTCAAATGATCATTGTCTGGTGAATGGAACAGTGTTTTTTTTATTGCAGCTCGCTTGCTATTGTTAGCTGTCTCTTTGAaaataatgtacagtatgtgtgtgaaacattgttgcatttaaacTTTAGATTGATCACTGGTTACTTTGTGTGGTGAACATGATGAAAAGTAATAGTTATACAATTTGATTGAGAAATGCTTAGCCTAATGGTTGTGTATTTGTATTCTTATGATTGGGACCTTCTGGCTTATTATGTCTGAGTGAATGAGCTTCTtatcctttaacatcatgctgtgtgtgactgctgtctttctagTGGCTCTATGTTTTTGGCTAATGGTGTTTCTGTATGCTACTGtacaatgtaggcctacagtgcAGGCTACATTTGATAGCAGAGTTTGCTAAACAAATGACCTCCCGATACAAATCTTCATGATATCACGCAATCACGCGAATgtcccaaaggttgcgtgttcgaaaCTCATCatagacaactttagcattttagctaattagcatctttgcaactacttacaactttttagctactttgcaactaattacatgttagctaaccttaaccctaaccttaaccctaaccttaaccaaaaccttaacccttaaccttaacccctagcctagctaatgttagccacctagccatcTAGCTAATATTAGCCCCAACAAATTAGAATTTGTAACATTCATATGTATTGCAAATTCctaacatattgtatgaattgcaattcataacatatcatatgaattgtaattcgtaacaaaTCATataaattgtaattcgtaacatatcatatgaaatggatgagggacatccacaaatgaatacatattatataccataccaaacgtaacagatcatactcctgagtggtgcagcggtctacggcactgcagctcagtgcaagaggtgtcactatagtccctggttcgaatccaggctgtatcacatccggccgtgattgggagtcccaaagggcggcgcacaattggcccggcatcgtctgggtttggccggggtaggccgtcattgtaaataagaatatgttcttaactgacttgcctagttaaataaaggtttaaaaaaatacgaATTAttatagatttaaaaaaaatactattttcAGTGTCTTAGTTTTAATTTtgctatgttacgtctacccctaaGTACAGGTTGCAGGCAAACAACGAGTTGAGAGCTGCTTGCTCTTGAGATGATATTCTGGTGAAACTAAGCTATGTTGCACGCATGTCAATATATTTGTGCTTTGCGATGTCGTAGGCCactttgtgcatgatttctctattgtactacatAATTGATATGGTGTATagtatacctccactacactactttgatacatATCAATGTCAATTAAAAGTGAGTATACGCAATGCCCACTGAAACAAAAGTTGGTATATcgcatatattttttattttgtatctgCTTATAGCCCACACTAACACTACTGATCATGAGCGAGTCACAATCACATCCATTGATGTGTCATCATTGTCACTTTTGGTGATAGTAATTTTTGAGTTTGGTACAACGTGTTGGAAGATAATTTTTCGCCACTGAAGGCATATGTCCAACAGTCACAGTTTGCCACTGCAAACTAAACCCTAGTATTTGCTATTTGGAGGTACTATAAGCCCTCTATCCATCAAGCCTGACCCAAAGATGACCCTCTACCAGCCTCCTATACACAGACTGCTATCATTAAGCAATaaagcacgagggggtgtggtgtatggccaatataccacggctaagggctattcTTAAGCacaacgcaacgcggagtgcctgcaTACAGCCCTtacccgtggtatattggccatatatcacacaccctcgaggtgccttattgctattataaactggttaccaacgtaattagagaagtaaaaataaatgttttgtcatacccatggtatacaatctgatataccacagctgtcagccaatgagtattcagggcttgaaccacccagtttataataaggcCCTACTCCTACTCCTAGTAAGGCCTACAAGGAAGGCCACATGGGCCTGTTGCTGGGGCTTACCTGGACATGGCGATCTCAGCCTTCTGCTTGGCGATGTCTGCAGCCTTCTCGGCCGCGTCCACAGCCCGGTCCACCTTCTCTCTGATCTTACTGACTCTGAGGGGGATCAGGTTCTTTCTCTTGCCGCTCACCAGGACATTCTGCTTGTACTTGCCCTCCTCCTTGGTCCCATCAGGGAAGGTAGTGCAGCCGTACCCGTGCCGCTTGTTTCCCACCCACTCCCCCTCATAGTGCAGGCCATCCGAGCGCCGGCTCACGCCAAAGCCTGTGCGCTTGTCGTTCTTCCACTCACCGCAGTAGGTCTCTGTTGCCGTGGCGTCCACATCGTCCTCGGCAGCGGCCAGTTCGGCCTCGCCTTCTCCCAGGCTGATGGTGGAGTTGACTGAGCTGACCGTGCTCATGCCCGCCTCGCTGCGGAACGAGCTCTGCTTGGAGCGCTGGCTGGCCAGAGAGCTCCTGGACTCGGACTTCCTCAGTTTGAGTCCGCTGAGGATGGAGCGACCTCGGAACAGACCCTTCTTCTTGCCCTTCAGCAGCTCTGCCTCACTGTGTGCCGTGAGCACAAAGCCCCCCCGCGACACGGCCGGACTGCCAGCGGAGCCCATCCCACCTACGCACGCCACGCCGGCCCGGTCCGGGAGCAGAGACATCCCGTTACTGTGCTCCGAGCGCAAGGAGTTTATGGAGGTACGCAGCGGAGAGCGGATGACGGCTGCCATGCCGTACGGCACACTCTGCCGCAGGCCGTATCCCTGTCGCATCCCCCCCAGCCACTGGCCCTGGTACGTAcctgcaaagagagagagaaaggtcacAATGCATACCAATATGATATAACAGAATATCAATAAATTATTCATTTTTATATttcacaatacaacaacaacactaGTGATAGAGGTATGTGCCTAAGGGAGCTAATGAACACACTGCAGAGTCTAGCATGTGTAAATCCCTATTTGTCTGTGTCGGAACTCAGCTGATGACATTACAGCCTATTACAGTAATACTCGCTGATTGAACACACACTCTTCCCCTCCAGCATTGTCTACATCATACCTGAGACACTAAGTTCAAGTGCTTCAATTAGGGACTAAACCATGCAGTATTACCATAATAACAACAACCAaacataccactactactaccactactaataccgCCAGTATCAACACTACTATACTAAGGATATAAAGTAAAAATACTGCatcccaggctgtatcccagTCATCAATATATGTATGAGTGAAACTGTGGCGAGATAGTAAGTGAAGAGCACTCATAACATCTATCAACATGTCCATCCCGTTTTCTATCACTATGTCCATCCCGTTACCTGTCAGCACTGTTATTTAGGGGTCATATTGCCAACAAAATAATGTAATGTTCTTTTCCCTGAAATGTCCAGTATGGCAGCTGGTCATCATGTCGTCTGCCAACCTCTCTGATTGATCATGTCTCAGTGTGCTCCTATATAGAGGTAACAAATGGACATTAGGTGCCTGAACAGCGTAACAAAGGACTGACCCTGACTGGCTAGGGTCAAAGGTGAGGTTCCACTTGGCACTGGATTCCATAACTCAATTCAGTGGTGC of Salvelinus fontinalis isolate EN_2023a chromosome 12, ASM2944872v1, whole genome shotgun sequence contains these proteins:
- the LOC129867197 gene encoding junctophilin-3-like isoform X4, with product MSTGGRFNFDDGGSYCGGWEEGKAHGHGICTGPKGQGEYSGSWSHGFEVVGVYTWPSGNTYQGTWAQGKRHGIGVENKGKWVYKGEWTSGFKGRYGLRESTGTSGKYEGTWNNGLQDGYGTETYSDGGTYQGQWLGGMRQGYGLRQSVPYGMAAVIRSPLRTSINSLRSEHSNGMSLLPDRAGVACVGGMGSAGSPAVSRGGFVLTAHSEAELLKGKKKGLFRGRSILSGLKLRKSESRSSLASQRSKQSSFRSEAGMSTVSSVNSTISLGEGEAELAAAEDDVDATATETYCGEWKNDKRTGFGVSRRSDGLHYEGEWVGNKRHGYGCTTFPDGTKEEGKYKQNVLVSGKRKNLIPLRVSKIREKVDRAVDAAEKAADIAKQKAEIAMSSPCTREGGSGHGSSPEGPGRVSPRQGHRQRVLPLLPAPQKRGPKGKASELQ
- the LOC129867197 gene encoding junctophilin-3-like isoform X3, producing MSTGGRFNFDDGGSYCGGWEEGKAHGHGICTGPKGQGEYSGSWSHGFEVVGVYTWPSGNTYQGTWAQGKRHGIGVENKGKWVYKGEWTSGFKGRYGLRESTGTSGKYEGTWNNGLQDGYGTETYSDGGTYQGQWLGGMRQGYGLRQSVPYGMAAVIRSPLRTSINSLRSEHSNGMSLLPDRAGVACVGGMGSAGSPAVSRGGFVLTAHSEAELLKGKKKGLFRGRSILSGLKLRKSESRSSLASQRSKQSSFRSEAGMSTVSSVNSTISLGEGEAELAAAEDDVDATATETYCGEWKNDKRTGFGVSRRSDGLHYEGEWVGNKRHGYGCTTFPDGTKEEGKYKQNVLVSGKRKNLIPLRVSKIREKVDRAVDAAEKAADIAKQKAEIAMSSPCTREGGSGHGSSPEGPGRVSPRQGHRQRVLPLLPAPQKRSRGPKGKASELQ